Within Takifugu flavidus isolate HTHZ2018 chromosome 12, ASM371156v2, whole genome shotgun sequence, the genomic segment CACAAAAATTGTTGGCTTTTCATTTTTATACCCTGTGCCCATAATCTACATCATTTTGTAGATTGTGATGCCCTGGCTGATTATTCCAATGTGGTGAAATAAATGGATTTTGACTTTTCCAAACCGAAAAACATTTTAGGTAATTTCATATTTATAAtcatatataaaaatataaacagaAAAGTTAAAGCGCCACCTACTGCCCTGGTATTGTATTTTACTAGAGCAGATTTCTTTATATGGGAATAAGTCTGACCAAAGCTAAGTGTGGatttgaattcatttttaaaatatacgtACTTATACAGCAGTCTGTCTCACAACAAGTTTGCTTAAGTGCATGTTAGTTGGACTGAAGTTGTGCATAATAAAATGTCTCAGCCAGGCTCCCATGGGCTAATCAAACTGGTACTTTAAATACTTCTGCACACCTGACTTAAATCCAAACTGGGCCAGGTGTTCTGCATATGCAGCAGAGATATTCTCTTCATGCTTCTAAGAAATCCAACAGCACAAAATCAAAATAGAAAACTAGGTAACAAAACTGGTAATAGCATAAAATCCATTAAACGCAAATACAAGAGAAAGAATCTCTGAGAGAGTCTTTATGGTATATCACTCTACTGAACTTTTTTGAAACTCAGGAAATATCTGTTGAATAGAATACAAACAAAATAACTGACTTACTGTTCCAGAACAGCGTTCAGGTTCAATAAAGGGAGAAGATCTCAAAGCTCTGTACTGGAGATTAAATAATGCACATAGCCTTTTATACTGTAAATTCTTGGTATAGTCAAAAACATCTAAATTGTGTCATTAAATACGGAACTGTTTGTCAAATGGCCAAATGTTCGGAACAGGATTTCCCATGATTGTATCAGGAAGGACTCCCTTCAGCAGGGAAAGAAAAATGCTCTGAACGGCTCACATGGAAAGGAAGGAAATGCTGTTGATGTTGTTCAGGGTTCTGGAGTGTGTGTATTTCATTGTCACTAAAGCAGATGAGGTAATGGGAGAGATTAGTGCAAGAATTAGTATTGTGATTGTATAAAATACAAAACCTTTAAGATGCTGTGAAGGTCATGTGCCAACATATAGTTACATTCACAAATACACATGTCATTTTGTCATCATATAAGCAATTCAGAAAAAAACTACTTCAGAAACTTACACTATAATACACAGTTTTGTATGCATTGTTTTATTGTAATACCACCCTATCAATTGTAAGCCCATTGCCTCTTTACATTTTGTATAAACATATTAATTTGCCAATAAAGTTGTTGAAAAAAATGAATCCGTTAACTAACCGGAACTTCCTGTGTCAGCTGACATCACAACAAAAATGGCGACTTTGAGGCTCATAAATATATCTAGCTTATTACTATTTTTTTATCCATCCTTACTAATTGCTTTCTGTAGTTTGCGAATGGGATATTTTTTGCTTCTGTAACGGAAAACGTCGGAATGAAATTCTGAACGAAATACCAAAACGAAAGCCGGAAGACAAGCGGAAGTGCGCTGCTATTTGAATTTCTACATCCGACTCTGTAGTATGTGTTAGCTCGAGAGCTCACGCGCATAAACGCAAGGAAATGTGCTGCATTTGTCACGAAAAGAAAGAGTGTTGTGGTTTGGGGAATACGTGACAAATAACAAATCTGAGAAAATGTAGCAATCGTGTGAATTCGTCTGAAAAACAAGACGTGGACTTTGCCTCCGAGTCAATCTGAGAGTACATTAAAGGACACCATGGGTTTGTTGAATCTTGTAATATCCACTGTAAGCAGATGTTTGGACGCCATCTGCTTGCTGCTGGACCTTAATTTTATCATCGTTCATACAGTAATGCGGACTGTCGTGGGAGTCATTACCTTTATAATATGCCTTCCCAACCTGTTCCTTACGTCACTGACGGAACTGGGCAACTTTCTTGTATTTGGGGTAATATCCTTAGCAGAATCAACTTCAAATGTAGCCCAAGGGACTGTCACCATGCTGGGCAGTATAGTACTGGTTCTGGAAGGGTTACTGGAGAGCCTGAAGATGATGGGATACCTTACCATGCATGTCCTCCTTCGTGGTAAGGAGCATCTGTGTCGAGGTCTTCTGTCAGTCCTGGAGGGTTGTGGCATTGTTGTCAGCTTGATTGTCTATTTCACCAACACTGTTGTCAACTTTGTGCTCATTGCAACTCAGAATGCTTATGTGGTGGCGGTCAGCGTGCTGCAGACTGTCTCCTGCCCACTACAGAAAGTGCTGGAGCTCACACTGACGTGCCTCACCTGTCTGTATAGCAGCCTGGTTGGGACCTCGGTGCTTCTGTGGTCACCGTGTAAAATGGTGTTGGACTTCTTGGTCTCACTGGTTCACATGTTTATTAGTATCTTCATATTGAACATCTATGgactcctcctcactgtcaCAATTGCTCTGACTACCACCGCTTACCTGAATCCAGAGCTGACCCGAAACGTTGCGCTGCGTACAGTGGATTACATCTTTTCCTACACTGCCATTCGCCGACTCTATTTGGCCCTCAGTGCCTTCGCTTCAGCCACTTCATAtgttctctctgcagccttGCAGCATCTGCCCAGGATCCTCCATCACCTCTATTTGTTGGAGCAGAGACTCTGGCAGCACTTGTCTCGACTCCGCACGCAGCTCAGCAGCCAGCTCAGTCTGGCTTGGAGGGCATGGTaccaccaggaccaccgtgCCCACGGTGATGGAGACCCTGGGGATCAGAGGCGGGACCCACCAGATGGGAGAGCGGGAGAGCCTGCCCATCTAGAGGTGCCCTCATCAAGCAGAGTCAGACCAGAAAATGAGCAGTTATCAACAGGTCTTGGCAGTAAACCTCCTGTCCCTGCTGAGAATCTACTGACGCTGTTGAAGgagcaggaagacagaaagaagTGTGTTATCTGTCAGGACTCCAACAAgacggtggtgctgctgccctgcagaCACCTCTGCCTGTGCAGAGGCTGCACAAACATTCTCTTGAGGCAGCCGTTGTACCAGCAGAACTGCCCGCTCTGTCGACACATGATCCTGAACACTATGGACGTATATCTGTAAGGGGAGCGGATGAGACCCAAGATTTTATGTAGGAATACTAACTGATGTTTCTGGTAATCttatggtttgttttgtttgttgtttttttggttgttttttttttgctgttagGATGTAAAACAATCACACAGTTGAatgccataaaaaaaaaaattccatctgaaaaaaattttaaaattctgtcaCAATTCCGTAGTTTTAAGTTTTTAAAAGATGACCTCAGTCCTTCACATTTTTGATCAGaatggagattttttttgtgcCAGTTTGAAAAATGGGAATATTACCAGAGTTCGGCAGTTCAGATTTCAAACATGTGCACCTTGGTTGGGGATCAGtacagaggggaaaatgtgCTGATGTTCTGTTCCACAGGCTCCAGATGTTCTAAGAAATAACACATGTGTACAGCTAGCTACATTTAGCTTAGTGTTATGAAGGAGCTGCCTCTCCGTGCCCAATGCATTATGGAACTTCCAACAATGGGACACTGGAAAAATTCCCAATTCTCTCTTAGGTTTTGTATAAGGTTCATCAGTTGATTGGATTTAGGATGCAAGTTGAACTCTGTTATTCTAGTATTGCAGTGCTTAGTCTCAGGTCTGGTTGCCATGGGAAACCATTAGTGCCATCCCTGATGCTGAAATGTTTACAACCGCTTTTGTCTTAAAATTGTTTGTTGGGTACACTAAACTGTGAAGAAAACTTGAATGTACAATGTGCTTTAATGCATATAAACCTGATTCCATGCATGCCGTGTCCATGACCATGTGTTTTATACTGTTTTCTACGCATATGCAGTATCTGCTTTGTGATTGAAATGTTTTACCTTTTGTGCTTGAACAAAGGGATAAAAAATCTTTTCTGTAGTCATGAAAAGTGGattctgtgtttcctgtcaaGCTAAAACGCCAGCTTTATTCAATTGATTTGCTCTATTCATAGTCTTCCAGTCTTCCAACAGATGCATATGACAGTCAACACTAGATTATAATCCAGAAATggcttttcctttcttctgtcactgcgatacatcattgattttgGTGTTTAAAAGGACCATAAACTAATAAGGTGTTGCAATATAATTCGATGTTTTCTCAGTGGTTGCCGCTGACGCTGCAGTATTGATCAGAGTTCAACGTTTACAGGGTACCGATGCGACAGTGGCCTGTTTTATCTTTCAGATGCCCTCATTGTTGTTATTCTCTATCAGTGTTTCTTTACCTTACACAATATTGACCATGGTGTTAAACACTTGTACATAAGATCGGTTTGGAAAATGTGAATGGATTTTTTTAGTAACCTTCTGTGGTTGCCAAAACTTTTGTTCACAATAAAACAAGACATCAGTCTTTAATCTTCATCAGTTCGATGTGTGGCCACTGTTGGTGTTGGCAGGGCAGAAGTGTATATTAGATTTCATATAACACACACAATCTTATCCATGGATGTTGTAGCAAAAAATGAACTATGAGTTTCCAATTTTTGTGACCTTTTTCAAGAAAAGTTAAGGTTCTGGCTGAGCATGAAGCTGTTAGAAATGAAAACTTGGAAGATGAAGGCAGAAACGGGACACCCATGTGATTCAAGCACTGATGAAGGGAGtgaaaaacagcctcaaaaAACTCCTAAAATAGATCAGTTGAGGAACAAACACATTCCTCCCGTGGTTGTCCATTTTCTCAGCTGTTCCTCTTAATTCAGGGTTAAGCAGTTTTCATCTCAACCTTTTAATCACCGTATGTCTGCTGTAAATGTGGGTCTAATCTTATCAGCACAGCAGCTATTTTTACTGCAGCAGTAGGAAATATGCACGCTTGATAAAATAGCTGAGTACTGTCATTTCTTCCAAACTGGGTTGGGGGCTGCAGGGTTACTGGAGTGGACCCCTCATATTCATGCGGGACTTTTACGGTTTCCAGCTTCGTTCCCATCTCAAAGTTTTTTCTAAAAATAGAGCAGgcaaaaaaaaactgctgatgtaagatgacatcatcaccagaaTTAATAATGAATTTTTCTCTTGAATTGGGGGAGAAGGGGAGTTATGTATCTCACCGCCCGGAGGTGTGAGCAAACAAACACCCTCTGAAAACAAAGTGGGGCTTGTTTCTGGTCTCCTGACTGGAATTGAACCTTGACGCTGTTTACGCTTCAGCCGCGAATGAAGATGGTGTTAACAGAAGGGAGGAAGTTTGGTGtcagaggaagaacaggaaAGAGTAAACCCAAGGAGAGTTGACGGCTCCAGGGATtcgacctcttcctcttcaaacTGCGGGTTGCGCTCCTGGTGCAGTGTGGGAAAATGTCAGATTCTGCTTCTCTCGCCAGTTCTTTATTCTTTGTTTATGTCTTCTAAGATTCTTGACTTTTGCATCTTTTCTGAAATGTGTACAGTCATCTTTGCATctaaacaggcaggaaaaaactgCAGATGTCATCACACACTCCATCCTCCCAGCacatcacagacacacagatgagcCCAGGttgaccctgacctctgacctctccatGAACAATAGGGAATTGTTGAGGTAAAGGCCGCAGCAAAGTATTTATTTACGATAGCGTCCAAATTGACTTGACAACCATAATTAGGATTTAAGAAAGAACaacatttcatgaaatttaggGGTTGAAAAACATTTACccatcattttaaatgtaacatttaatttgatgtttttatttattgagtGGAATAACAAACAATTCTattgtttttacttttaaagtttcctttatttattaagATAAACAAGcttcagaaataaaaacataGTGTTGCTAATGTGTCAATTCCTTCAACATAAATTTCAGCGAACAAGCTAATTACTGGCTGTTGCTAATGTGAGTTTTGAGTCTTATGGAAGTTTTTACTACTGGAGATACAGTATATTCACTGTGTTTTCTcagtatattttattttgtaaaaccTATTATTTGGCAATCTACAGTCTACTagaaaaaagttaaaaaccACAGGAAAAAATAGCAGTAGACTTATATATGTAATACATAAATGTATTACATATAAAATCCTAATTCCTCAGTTCTGAGATTGGTCACAAAATGTCTTATTAACTGTTGAAATAATTTCAGTAAACTTCCGTAATATGTGACTGGATAATGCAGTGGAATAATAAAGAGTTATAACCTTCCATCGTGGCTTTAAAAAAACTATTCACTTCATGCAATTATGGGTAATAGTACAACAAAGAGCTGAGACATGGTAGCTCATTAGCACTGGCCTTCACCCAGTCCTGCCTCAACTGCAATCAAGTAGTTAGTTGTAATGAATCCAGATAATCCATGATAACCTTGACTAAATGTCCTGGTAACGTATGGAGCAGATTAAAGCTGGAGACTCCTGACACTTGGCAGCAGGATGATAACCATCAGGTTAGAATTCTCATTATAGCTTTCCTTGTGCAGCCTGACCTTTCACCATTCAACAGAGATGTGGTACAGTTCTCAAACTGGAAGACTGATAAAGTCCTTAGAAACTACTCCCAAAGTTAAATTGATTGAATGTGATGGAAAACAAGGCTCCATTTGGGTGGAGAGGCTTCCTCTCTTTTCATACTATCCACACAAAAATGCAGCAACCTTTCCCATTCTGGCACTATTATATTACAGTAACCCGACACGTATGGTAAATAAGAAGCATATCAAAATTTTTCAAAGTGTAATGGGCCACCTTAAATTGAATTTCTTGTAAAATAATGTATCCTTTGTCATTTTGGCAACaccatgcttttttttttaagcagtcCGAGAGAATGTAGTTAAATATGAATCAATTGTTAAGTCCAATTCTCACTTCCAACTGTTTACTGATCAGTTCTGTTCGTTAATAATGAAGCTCTTGTATTTCGGACTTCTTTCCTGCCCTCTGCAGCTCAACAGTGGTACAGCACTACCCTCTACTGGAGCCGAGCGGTACTTCCGATTAATTGCCTGagaatccttttaaaaaaactgttaGATTTTgttgagtatgtgtgtgtgtgtgtgtgtgtgtgtgtgtgtgtgtgtgtgtgtgtgtgtgtgtgtgtgtgtgtgtgtgtgtgtaatcacgAGATGTAATATTTGCCTCACTTTATTTTTGGCAGTAATCTTTGACTTTTTAAGCtggcctttgtttttatttcttaaatAATCTAAACAGAATCAATTTCTTGAATGCAGGCAAATCGGCTCTGCCACTAATTTGCTAAAATCAGCCGCAAAAATTACACCTAAACTTGTCTTTCCCCCCAGAACAGAGCCATACTTTCAGGGGGTGGAACTCAAAAACTGATGCGAAATGTTTTCTTCCATTGTTTAGCGGGGATTTTCTGAAATAGACCTTAAAAGAATTTTCTTGGAAAATGCAACTAAGCAACACTTAATGAGGCATAAACAAGGAGGGTTGTCTATTAAAGGTACGGACACCCaagtaaaaagaagaaaacccgACACACTCTGTCTTCAAGTAAAAATATGTAAAGTAATTTTATCTGAGCAGAGACAACAAGACGCACCGACGCGTGGAGACAAACATATTCTGCTGTTTCTGACAAACAACTAAGTGTCAATAAAACATAGGTGAGAGACAAACAACAGAGCTCGCTAAAGGTGCAGATCGTTTGGGCATTAAAAGGATCCCCAGATCAACagatcataataataataataattacaataatactTTCTCATATGTCTCAAAGTAAAAACCCAGGCATACATTTCAAATAGGTAATGTTATGTCAAATGTGGTTTTTAGGTAGGTAACTCTAAATTTTTCAGCCATACCTTACATACATTAATGTAGACTGCTGTACAGAACATAAGTAGGATTTTCTCTATGACGTTCTACTGGGAATCAGAGAAATGTTCAGCATACATAATGCTCTATACAGCAACATTTTAAGATCTAAAAAGTTTATTTCACCCTGACTGTGCTCTGATTAGGATTCAATACAGTCGCTGCTGGAAGTCACCATTAACGAAGAATATTAAGTGTTCTGTAGCCGCGGCACCAGAGGATCCTGGCACAATGGGGCTAGAAGGGCCTAGGATGTGTTTGTCCTCCCAGAGTCCGAGAAAAAGCCGGGCAAAACT encodes:
- the rnf26 gene encoding E3 ubiquitin-protein ligase RNF26; the protein is MGLLNLVISTVSRCLDAICLLLDLNFIIVHTVMRTVVGVITFIICLPNLFLTSLTELGNFLVFGVISLAESTSNVAQGTVTMLGSIVLVLEGLLESLKMMGYLTMHVLLRGKEHLCRGLLSVLEGCGIVVSLIVYFTNTVVNFVLIATQNAYVVAVSVLQTVSCPLQKVLELTLTCLTCLYSSLVGTSVLLWSPCKMVLDFLVSLVHMFISIFILNIYGLLLTVTIALTTTAYLNPELTRNVALRTVDYIFSYTAIRRLYLALSAFASATSYVLSAALQHLPRILHHLYLLEQRLWQHLSRLRTQLSSQLSLAWRAWYHQDHRAHGDGDPGDQRRDPPDGRAGEPAHLEVPSSSRVRPENEQLSTGLGSKPPVPAENLLTLLKEQEDRKKCVICQDSNKTVVLLPCRHLCLCRGCTNILLRQPLYQQNCPLCRHMILNTMDVYL